Proteins from a genomic interval of Parambassis ranga unplaced genomic scaffold, fParRan2.1 scaffold_24_arrow_ctg1, whole genome shotgun sequence:
- the LOC114430576 gene encoding piggyBac transposable element-derived protein 4-like produces the protein MSARYNVQKALELIFSDVQQDNSDSEEEVVSEEEDGEEYNPEHDESSSEEEENAEAERETFLSKNSKITWFSEAYDQHGREAEQNVIKMTPGPTRYAVSHAHDIVSTFYLFITPAIEKIILEMTNLEGFRKNGDSWKKMDETDLRAYLGLLILAGVYRSRGEAAASLWDAESGRPIFRATMPLKLFHTYSRLLRFDNRESRPARRVTDKLAAIREVWDKWVERLPYLYNPGPDVTVDEQLVPFRGRCPFRQYMPSKPAKYGIKSWVACDAKSSYAWKMQVYTGKLTSGGPEKNQGMRVVLDVTEGLRGHNVTCDNFFTSYELGQQLLKRKITMVGTVRKNKPELPPALLATKEREVFSSKFAFTPTTTLVSYIPKKNKNVVLLSTLHTDAGISDREDRKPSIILDYNCNKGGVDNLDKVIGTYSCRRMTARWPLVIFHNIIDVSSYNAFVIWREINPTWMPRKQNKRRVFLEQLGKALVTPLIERRKHFPRTEASAAVVKAIQSAGTPDQPEDPAATATAPAGASKRKRCQFCPPKKDCKTHTVCSRCKKYICKSCAFAYCPTCAN, from the exons ATGAGTGCACGTTATAACGTCCAAAAGGCTCTGGAGCTGATTTTTTCAGATGTCCAGCAAGACAACTCTGattcagaggaggaagtggtatcagaagaagaagatggggaGGAATACAACCCAGAGCATGATGAATCAtcttcagaagaagaagaaaatgctgAAGCTGAAAGAGAGACTTTCCTttcaaaaaacagcaaaataacatGGTTCTCGGAAGCATATGACCAACATGGCAGGGAGGCAGAACAAAATGTCATAAAGATGACCCCAGGACCCACAAGATATGCTGTTTCTCATGCCCATGACATTGTCTCTACATTCTACCTGTTCATCACACCAGCAATAGAAAAAATAATCCTGGAGATGACAAATCTGGAGGGTTTTCGCAAAAATGGAGACAGCTGGAAAAAGATGGATGAGACTGATCTGCGGGCCTACTTAGGGCTGCTCATCTTAGCAGGTGTTTACAGGTCCCGAGGTGAGGCTGCAGCCAGTCTATGGGATGCAGAGAGTGGAAGGCCAATTTTCCGAGCTACAATGCCACTCAAACTCTTTCACACCTATTCAAGACTGCTACGTTTTGATAACCGCGAGTCAAGACCAGCGAGACGTGTGACAGACAAACTTGCAGCCATAAGAGAGGTCTGGGATAAGTGGGTGGAGCGGCTGCCCTACCTCTACAACCCAGGGCCTGATGTAACAGTGGATGAGCAACTGGTTCCATTTAGAG GTCGTTGTCCTTTCCGCCAGTATATGCCCAGCAAGCCAGCAAAATATGGGATCAAGTCATGGGTGGCTTGCGATGCCAAATCAAGCTACGCTTGGAAGATGCAAGTCTACACTGGGAAGCTGACCAGTGGAGGTCCAGAGAAGAACCAGGGGATGAGAGTAGTGCTTGATGTGACAGAGGGACTGAGGGGTCacaatgtgacatgtgacaaTTTTTTCACCTCTTATGAACTCGGACAGCAGCTCCTGAAGAGGAAGATAACCATGGTTGGCACAGTTCGAAAGAACAAGCCTGAGCTCCCACCTGCACTGCTTGcaacaaaggagagagaggtctTCTCATCCAAGTTTGCCTTcacacccaccaccaccctaGTGTCCTACATcccaaagaaaaataagaatgtAGTACTTCTGAGCACACTACACACAGATGCTGGCATTAGTGATCGTGAGGACAGGAAGCCATCCATCATCCTAGACTACAACTGTAACAAAGGGGGTGTGGACAATCTAGATAAGGTGATTGGAACCTACAGCTGCAGAAGGATGACTGCCCGCTGGCCCCTGGTCATCTTCCACAACATCATTGATGTTTCCTCTTACAATGCCTTTGTGATTTGGAGAGAGATCAACCCAACCTGGATGCCTCGTAAGCAGAACAAGAGGAGGGTGTTCCTGGAGCAGTTAGGAAAGGCACTTGTAACACCACTTATTGAAAGGAGGAAGCATTTCCCCCGCACAGAAGCCTCTGCAGCAGTTGTCAAAGCTATACAGAGTGCAGGAACCCCTGATCAACCTGAGGATCCAGCTGCCACAGCCACTGCCCCAGCCGGGGCAAGTAAAAGAAAGAGATGTCAGTTCTGCCCGCCAAAGAAGGACTGTAAAAcacatactgtgtgcagtaggTGTAAGAAATATATCTGCAAGAGCTGTGCATTTGCATACTGCCCTACATGTGCTAATTAG